Proteins encoded within one genomic window of Elusimicrobiota bacterium:
- the fabZ gene encoding 3-hydroxyacyl-ACP dehydratase FabZ, with protein sequence MDSASPRKLSAVEVMKAIPHRYPILMIDTAVILEADKKITGYKSVSGNEPFFQGHFPGRPIMPGVLIVEAMAQTACVLFLEKPANKDKLAFFIGIDKVKFRKPVVPGDQLELRVEILRPGRMGKAKGEAFVSGELVTEAEFMFAIVDKEPQS encoded by the coding sequence ATGGATTCCGCTTCTCCTCGAAAATTATCAGCGGTTGAAGTCATGAAAGCGATTCCCCATCGCTACCCCATTCTGATGATTGATACGGCGGTCATTCTTGAAGCCGACAAGAAAATTACAGGGTATAAGTCTGTTTCCGGTAACGAACCTTTTTTTCAAGGGCATTTCCCGGGTCGGCCGATCATGCCGGGTGTTCTGATCGTGGAAGCCATGGCGCAGACGGCGTGTGTCCTTTTTTTAGAGAAACCCGCGAATAAAGATAAGCTGGCTTTCTTTATAGGGATCGATAAAGTGAAGTTTCGCAAACCAGTGGTGCCGGGGGATCAATTGGAGTTGCGGGTCGAGATTCTTCGTCCGGGTCGCATGGGAAAGGCGAAGGGCGAAGCTTTCGTTTCGGGAGAGCTTGTGACCGAGGCTGAATTCATGTTCGCCATCGTCGATAAGGAACCTCAATCCTAA
- the lpxC gene encoding UDP-3-O-[3-hydroxymyristoyl] N-acetylglucosamine deacetylase encodes MKTFSTGEPQRSLAREAVYKGIGLHTGNKCQLIFKPAPANHGVVFVRTDLPGSPRLPANHNIVSSVIRGTTLSLDGEKGHEARVHTVEHVLSALSGLGIDNLEIEVNANEPPVADGSAFPFWEVLSKAGVIEFPEPRVFFQPDPLVYSAGETRYEVLPADELILETSIFFKHPLVGEQKNELILTRENFLKEIARARTFCFDFEVESLRRQGLARGGSLDNAVVVGMDRVHNKEKVLRYPDEFVRHKTLDLIGDLFLLGMPLKARIKAFRVGHGHNVNLVKQLAAQMTGEKVSPSSPVVSSY; translated from the coding sequence ATGAAAACGTTTTCGACAGGGGAACCCCAGCGTTCCTTAGCCCGAGAAGCTGTGTACAAAGGTATCGGTCTTCACACGGGAAATAAATGTCAACTGATCTTTAAGCCGGCCCCGGCCAATCATGGGGTGGTTTTTGTTCGGACCGACCTTCCCGGATCGCCGCGTCTTCCGGCGAACCACAACATTGTTTCCAGCGTGATTCGGGGAACCACCTTGAGCTTGGACGGAGAAAAAGGTCATGAAGCTCGGGTTCATACGGTGGAACACGTTTTGTCGGCTTTATCCGGGCTGGGTATTGATAATCTCGAAATCGAAGTGAACGCCAACGAACCGCCCGTGGCGGATGGGAGCGCGTTCCCGTTTTGGGAAGTTCTTTCCAAGGCGGGGGTGATCGAGTTCCCCGAACCGAGAGTTTTCTTTCAACCGGACCCGCTGGTTTATTCGGCGGGGGAAACGCGGTACGAGGTTCTGCCCGCGGACGAGTTGATTTTGGAGACCAGTATTTTCTTTAAGCACCCCTTGGTGGGAGAACAGAAAAACGAATTGATTTTGACCCGCGAAAATTTTCTGAAAGAGATTGCTCGGGCCCGGACTTTTTGTTTCGATTTCGAGGTGGAAAGTTTGCGGCGTCAGGGGTTAGCCCGAGGGGGCTCTCTGGACAACGCCGTTGTGGTGGGCATGGACCGTGTGCACAACAAGGAAAAAGTCCTTCGCTACCCGGACGAATTTGTTCGCCACAAGACGCTCGACTTGATCGGCGATTTGTTCTTGTTGGGGATGCCATTGAAGGCCCGGATTAAAGCGTTTCGGGTGGGTCACGGACACAATGTCAATTTGGTTAAACAGTTGGCCGCGCAAATGACGGGGGAGAAAGTATCTCCCTCGTCTCCCGTCGTTTCATCTTACTGA
- the lpxD gene encoding UDP-3-O-(3-hydroxymyristoyl)glucosamine N-acyltransferase → MKLTLSEIVDKVGGVLRGNGSVLIEGAAGLGEAGPGDISFLVNPKYSSQIATTKAGALIVTPGVETGDCPAIEHPHPSLGWAKVLEILDLERTRRPSGVHPTAVIAATATIGQNVTVGAHAVVEEGALIGDNTILYAQVYVGFDTAIGSDCILYPHVTLRERVAVGNRCIFQPGVTIGGDGFGFTPVRGDQYKIPQVGTVVIEDDVEIQANATIDRGGVGVTRIGRGTKIDNLVQIAHGVEMGPNCLVAALTGVAGSTKIGKNVTLAAQVGVVGHIEIGDNVVAAARSGISHSIKPGQVIWGTPAQPIHEEMKMLAALRRLPKLLEDFRNLRKKIS, encoded by the coding sequence ATGAAACTGACCTTATCTGAAATCGTTGACAAAGTGGGGGGCGTCCTTCGGGGGAACGGGTCCGTTCTGATTGAGGGTGCGGCCGGGTTGGGTGAAGCCGGTCCAGGGGATATCAGTTTTTTGGTGAACCCTAAATACAGTTCCCAAATCGCAACCACGAAAGCGGGGGCTCTGATTGTGACTCCGGGTGTGGAAACCGGGGACTGTCCTGCCATTGAGCATCCGCACCCTTCCTTGGGGTGGGCCAAGGTGTTGGAAATCCTCGATCTGGAACGGACCCGCCGTCCTTCGGGTGTGCACCCCACGGCCGTGATTGCCGCCACCGCCACGATCGGTCAAAACGTGACGGTGGGCGCCCACGCGGTGGTGGAAGAAGGGGCTTTGATTGGCGATAACACTATTTTATACGCCCAGGTGTACGTGGGCTTTGACACCGCCATCGGGTCCGATTGTATTCTTTACCCTCACGTCACCTTGCGGGAACGGGTCGCGGTGGGAAACCGGTGTATTTTTCAACCCGGTGTTACCATCGGGGGAGACGGTTTTGGTTTCACCCCTGTGCGGGGGGATCAATACAAAATCCCCCAGGTCGGGACGGTGGTGATTGAAGACGATGTGGAAATTCAAGCCAACGCAACGATTGATCGCGGTGGGGTGGGCGTGACCCGGATCGGCCGGGGCACCAAGATCGACAATTTGGTGCAGATCGCTCACGGGGTTGAGATGGGGCCCAATTGCTTGGTGGCCGCGTTAACGGGTGTGGCGGGGTCGACGAAAATTGGTAAAAACGTGACTCTGGCCGCGCAAGTGGGGGTTGTGGGGCACATCGAAATTGGTGACAACGTGGTGGCGGCCGCGCGGAGTGGAATTTCTCACTCCATCAAACCGGGGCAAGTTATTTGGGGAACACCGGCCCAGCCCATTCACGAAGAAATGAAAATGCTTGCGGCGCTCCGCCGATTGCCAAAACTTTTAGAGGATTTTAGAAACTTAAGGAAGAAAATTTCATGA
- a CDS encoding OmpH family outer membrane protein translates to MKRVFGFFSFVVAASVVWGVEIPLHRGAGTGGTSVGYVDMEQVFRDYPETIKAREDYQKEVLRHKTELAARETALDEFKHGIDLSSGESPSPFSLDVSSISQGSADTVRVSTATGGASSSAVPADRKLPPPELILKRTEELEKARATSAQTLRAFEAERSKKILGRLYKALVQLADEKGIRLVVDKSAILYGEDTIDLTEALHRRVRGLPEEGK, encoded by the coding sequence GTGAAACGCGTCTTTGGTTTTTTTTCTTTCGTTGTCGCGGCCAGCGTGGTGTGGGGAGTGGAAATTCCCCTCCATCGTGGGGCGGGCACTGGCGGAACTTCGGTCGGGTATGTGGACATGGAACAGGTGTTTCGGGATTATCCCGAGACCATTAAAGCCCGGGAAGATTATCAAAAAGAAGTTCTTCGTCACAAGACAGAACTGGCCGCAAGGGAAACGGCTTTGGACGAATTTAAACACGGCATCGATCTTTCTTCCGGTGAGTCCCCTTCCCCCTTTTCATTGGATGTCTCATCCATTTCTCAGGGCAGCGCAGACACCGTTCGGGTGAGCACGGCAACGGGAGGGGCTTCCTCCTCTGCCGTTCCAGCGGACAGAAAATTACCCCCACCGGAACTGATTTTGAAACGGACGGAGGAACTTGAAAAAGCACGGGCCACTTCGGCCCAAACCTTGCGCGCCTTTGAAGCCGAGCGGTCGAAAAAAATTTTGGGACGTTTGTACAAGGCTCTCGTTCAGTTGGCCGATGAAAAAGGGATCCGCTTGGTGGTGGACAAATCGGCTATCCTCTATGGGGAAGACACGATTGACCTCACGGAGGCTCTCCATCGAAGGGTTCGGGGGCTTCCCGAAGAAGGAAAATAG
- the tsaB gene encoding tRNA (adenosine(37)-N6)-threonylcarbamoyltransferase complex dimerization subunit type 1 TsaB: MKILGIETTGSHQGGCLWEDFRVRSEQSFVDPKSKNQRLIPALDAIFKKVSFGPHDLDALAVDVGPGRFTGIRLGVSAARTLSQTLQKPLVDLTSLEVLAAEGSDWQTGKTFVWNFRQDMLCVLMDALRGDVYMAVWRFHKLTEKSRRGIPSGRSYHTFGHHFKLVHAPTLFPFERFLHFFQSCFQAQSLLFVGSAAARYKKELAKTFGSRAHFRPDVIDPKPYWVAALGSEKFFRREVKSYPQVRPLYLRPSYAEENTAKGSSSR, translated from the coding sequence ATGAAAATTCTCGGTATTGAAACAACAGGTTCCCATCAAGGGGGCTGTCTTTGGGAAGATTTTCGGGTTCGGTCGGAACAGTCTTTTGTGGACCCCAAATCCAAAAACCAACGTTTGATACCCGCGTTGGACGCCATTTTCAAGAAAGTTTCCTTTGGGCCCCATGATTTGGACGCGTTGGCTGTGGACGTGGGGCCGGGGCGTTTCACGGGGATTCGGTTGGGCGTTTCCGCGGCACGAACCCTGTCGCAAACGCTTCAGAAACCTTTGGTGGATTTGACCAGTTTGGAAGTCCTTGCGGCGGAGGGGTCGGATTGGCAGACGGGAAAAACCTTTGTTTGGAATTTCCGCCAAGACATGTTGTGCGTGTTGATGGACGCGTTGCGGGGGGACGTGTATATGGCGGTGTGGCGGTTTCATAAATTGACCGAAAAAAGCCGTCGGGGAATTCCGTCCGGACGATCCTACCACACTTTTGGGCACCATTTTAAGTTGGTCCATGCCCCCACCCTGTTCCCGTTTGAGCGGTTTCTCCATTTCTTTCAAAGTTGTTTCCAAGCCCAGTCCCTGTTGTTCGTGGGCTCCGCGGCGGCCCGCTATAAAAAAGAGCTCGCCAAGACGTTTGGGTCTCGGGCTCATTTTCGACCGGACGTGATTGACCCGAAGCCTTACTGGGTCGCCGCCTTGGGGTCGGAGAAATTTTTTCGGCGAGAGGTGAAGTCCTATCCTCAAGTCAGGCCGCTCTATCTTCGTCCTTCCTACGCGGAAGAAAATACCGCTAAAGGTTCATCCTCTCGGTGA
- the tsaE gene encoding tRNA (adenosine(37)-N6)-threonylcarbamoyltransferase complex ATPase subunit type 1 TsaE yields the protein MSRETTSEAETLALAAQLGGLLKASDWVALMGELGSGKTVFVRGLADVLKLEGTPRSPTFAIVQVHRPKKGGIPLRHVDLYRLAPVEVPALEWEELHQDTGVTVVEWAEKCQYLWPTQCLPIRISHQGNDVRLFEFYIYGARSEEIIRRLKDIKTK from the coding sequence TTGTCCCGGGAAACCACGAGTGAGGCGGAAACGCTGGCCCTGGCGGCTCAGTTGGGCGGTTTGCTGAAGGCGTCCGATTGGGTGGCGTTGATGGGAGAATTGGGAAGCGGGAAAACTGTTTTTGTGCGGGGGTTGGCCGACGTCTTGAAATTGGAAGGAACCCCGCGGAGCCCCACCTTTGCGATCGTTCAAGTGCATCGGCCCAAGAAGGGAGGGATCCCTCTCCGGCATGTGGACCTGTATCGGCTGGCGCCCGTTGAAGTCCCCGCCCTGGAATGGGAAGAACTTCATCAGGACACGGGTGTCACTGTTGTGGAATGGGCGGAAAAGTGTCAATACCTGTGGCCCACTCAATGTCTCCCTATTCGCATCTCGCATCAAGGCAACGACGTCCGACTTTTTGAATTCTACATCTACGGCGCTCGATCGGAAGAGATCATTCGTCGCTTGAAGGATATAAAAACAAAATGA
- the thiL gene encoding thiamine-phosphate kinase encodes MGKKGSRKSLSLAALGEWGLLNRILPRLSEKRSKRVVLGPGDDAALVRVEKSVQVLTTDMLVEGVHFRREWGSGRDLGHKTLAVNLSDLAAMGDVEPTVGVLSAGIPAETPVAYLENFFKGLKSLAQEHRFELVGGDTVRASCLTFSLTALGRVRGPVFKRSGSRVGDALLVTGTLGDAAAGLALEKKRTPLGPGTAFLLKRFHRPEPRLAWARRLAVTGGVTACLDSSDGFWRSVSILGEASGVGAEVWVDQLPISPSLRKWAGRRALDLALVGGEDYELVFTARPDCVGRLSALGFVRVVGKIVPPQRGLSAIHYGRPQEVPPVFEHFNG; translated from the coding sequence GTGGGGAAGAAGGGGTCTCGGAAGTCCCTTTCCTTGGCCGCGTTGGGTGAATGGGGGTTGTTAAATCGAATTCTCCCGCGGTTATCCGAGAAACGATCGAAGCGGGTGGTGTTGGGACCAGGGGACGATGCCGCGCTGGTTCGTGTGGAAAAATCTGTTCAGGTCTTGACGACGGATATGCTGGTGGAAGGGGTTCATTTCCGGCGGGAGTGGGGCTCGGGGCGGGACTTGGGGCATAAGACGTTGGCTGTTAATTTGTCGGATCTGGCCGCCATGGGGGATGTGGAACCCACCGTAGGGGTTCTTTCGGCAGGGATCCCAGCGGAGACGCCGGTGGCGTATCTCGAGAACTTTTTTAAGGGGTTGAAATCTCTTGCCCAGGAACACCGGTTTGAACTGGTGGGGGGGGATACGGTGAGGGCCTCTTGTTTGACTTTTTCCCTTACCGCTTTGGGGCGCGTCCGGGGGCCTGTGTTTAAGCGGTCCGGCTCTCGGGTGGGGGACGCTCTCCTGGTGACAGGCACATTGGGGGACGCGGCGGCGGGATTGGCGCTTGAGAAGAAGAGAACACCCTTGGGCCCGGGGACGGCCTTTCTTTTGAAACGATTTCATCGTCCCGAACCTCGGTTGGCGTGGGCGCGTCGGTTGGCTGTAACGGGCGGGGTCACGGCGTGTTTGGATTCCTCCGACGGTTTTTGGCGGAGTGTTTCTATCCTCGGGGAGGCGTCCGGCGTGGGCGCGGAGGTGTGGGTCGATCAATTGCCGATCTCTCCTTCTCTTCGGAAGTGGGCGGGTCGGCGGGCTCTCGATTTGGCGTTGGTGGGTGGCGAGGATTACGAATTGGTTTTCACCGCGCGGCCCGATTGTGTCGGGCGTCTTTCCGCGTTGGGTTTCGTCCGCGTGGTGGGAAAAATTGTTCCCCCACAGAGAGGTCTATCGGCGATCCATTACGGGCGCCCACAGGAGGTTCCCCCTGTCTTCGAACATTTTAACGGTTAA
- a CDS encoding amidohydrolase, whose protein sequence is MNERSMLDLVVSLRRKIHQNPELGGKEFETTALVSQTLRQARVPFRRYRPTGLVAQLKSGRGPCVAFRADMDALPLNEIPTLPFRSRRAGVMHACGHDAHTAMLATAALCLKKQGLGGTGVLKFIFQPDEEGSGGARQILRQGAFRSPAVDAVFGLHVNPRLPAGTIGIKTGPLMAAVDRFTLTVKGEGGHGAYPHEGRDAVVIAAQIISSLQSLVSRRVDPVEPVVLTVGTIHGGERFNILASTVTMTGTVRTLSDRWHARMPRMIREVAQGVARAHGGRAELVYETIGSPVINEPRMTALARRAAVDVVGEKRVVDLDVPSMGGEDFSEYLHQAPGCFAYIGTGAGPRTRRPWHHPSFVLHEPSMVVGVKFFLALARRSLTEIDR, encoded by the coding sequence ATGAACGAACGATCGATGCTGGATTTGGTTGTTTCTCTTCGGCGGAAGATTCACCAAAACCCTGAGCTGGGTGGAAAGGAATTCGAAACCACAGCCTTAGTGTCCCAAACCCTTCGTCAGGCCCGGGTTCCCTTTCGTCGCTACCGCCCCACCGGCCTCGTGGCCCAACTGAAAAGCGGGCGAGGGCCCTGCGTGGCCTTCCGGGCCGACATGGACGCTCTTCCTCTTAACGAAATTCCCACACTCCCTTTTCGGTCACGTCGTGCCGGTGTGATGCACGCGTGCGGACATGACGCGCACACGGCCATGTTGGCCACAGCGGCGCTCTGTCTTAAAAAACAAGGGCTGGGAGGAACGGGCGTCCTCAAGTTTATTTTCCAGCCGGACGAGGAGGGGTCGGGGGGCGCTCGGCAAATCCTCCGCCAGGGCGCTTTTCGTTCGCCGGCCGTGGACGCTGTTTTTGGGCTGCACGTTAATCCTCGATTGCCCGCGGGGACCATCGGAATCAAAACGGGACCCTTGATGGCCGCCGTCGATCGTTTCACGCTTACCGTGAAGGGAGAAGGGGGCCATGGGGCGTATCCGCACGAAGGACGTGACGCTGTTGTGATCGCCGCTCAAATTATTTCTTCCCTCCAGTCCTTGGTGTCCCGCCGAGTGGACCCGGTGGAACCCGTGGTGTTGACCGTGGGCACGATCCATGGGGGGGAACGGTTTAATATTTTAGCGTCCACCGTGACGATGACGGGGACGGTGCGAACGTTGTCCGATCGATGGCACGCCCGAATGCCGCGGATGATCCGCGAAGTGGCCCAGGGCGTGGCCCGGGCGCATGGGGGGAGGGCCGAATTGGTTTATGAAACGATTGGGAGCCCCGTGATTAATGAGCCTCGGATGACCGCGTTGGCTCGTCGCGCCGCCGTTGATGTGGTGGGAGAAAAGCGTGTGGTGGATTTGGATGTCCCTTCCATGGGTGGCGAAGATTTTTCGGAGTATCTCCATCAGGCCCCGGGGTGTTTCGCCTATATAGGTACTGGGGCCGGACCTCGAACACGTCGTCCCTGGCACCATCCCTCTTTTGTTTTGCACGAACCTTCCATGGTGGTGGGTGTGAAATTTTTTCTGGCTTTGGCCCGTCGTTCTTTGACGGAAATAGATCGCTAG
- a CDS encoding NAD(P)H-hydrate dehydratase — translation MGGPSQSVFLKRIRSWLPPRNRDAHKNDFGHVLVIGGCRGMMGAPRLAALGALRGGAGLVTLGVPESLEPLAAVGPWEAMTLPLPDRSGGLTARAISRVHSYVKERRVSSVALGPGLGGEKGVVAFVQNFLSSVSVPTVLDADGLNALSLRAPSSDTPPLLLTPHPGELARLLGVSTGTVQKDRSSSARAVALRYGSVVVLKGHGTVVTDGNQTYVNSTGNPGMATGGTGDVLAGLIAALLGQVSAEDVSQRLWRAAVLGVYLHGRAGDLAEKEIGSVSLLARDVLSYLPKAIQGFSSIHPA, via the coding sequence ATGGGCGGCCCCTCGCAATCGGTGTTTTTAAAAAGAATCCGTTCGTGGCTTCCTCCGCGCAACCGCGACGCTCATAAAAACGATTTTGGACATGTCCTGGTTATTGGAGGTTGTCGCGGGATGATGGGGGCACCGCGGTTGGCCGCCCTAGGCGCTTTGCGAGGCGGGGCAGGGTTGGTGACTCTCGGTGTTCCCGAATCTCTCGAACCTCTTGCCGCTGTCGGGCCTTGGGAAGCCATGACGCTGCCTCTTCCGGATCGCTCGGGCGGGTTGACCGCTCGGGCGATCTCACGCGTTCATTCTTACGTTAAAGAGAGGCGTGTTTCATCGGTGGCTCTCGGCCCGGGCTTGGGTGGGGAAAAAGGCGTGGTGGCGTTCGTTCAGAACTTCCTTTCTTCCGTTTCTGTTCCGACCGTGTTGGACGCGGATGGGTTGAACGCCCTCTCACTGAGAGCCCCTTCTTCGGACACCCCTCCGCTCCTGCTCACACCCCATCCGGGTGAACTGGCCCGTCTTCTTGGTGTTTCAACGGGAACGGTTCAGAAAGACCGATCTTCTTCGGCCCGAGCGGTGGCCCTTCGTTATGGATCCGTGGTTGTATTGAAAGGGCATGGGACGGTCGTGACGGATGGGAATCAGACGTATGTTAATTCGACAGGCAACCCGGGCATGGCGACCGGAGGAACGGGCGATGTCCTGGCGGGACTTATTGCGGCTCTTTTGGGCCAGGTGTCCGCCGAAGACGTTTCCCAACGACTCTGGCGAGCCGCCGTCCTCGGGGTGTATCTGCACGGAAGGGCGGGAGATTTAGCGGAAAAGGAAATCGGGTCCGTGTCCCTTCTGGCCAGGGATGTCCTCTCCTATTTGCCCAAAGCCATTCAAGGCTTTTCTTCGATCCATCCGGCCTGA
- the acpS gene encoding holo-ACP synthase produces METSLGVDIVEVRRVARLVKNPRFVERVFSDREVAYCRDKKNAAQHFAVRFAAKEAVYKALGRSAVAHKDISVKNDLSGKPCVELALRLKKFESRLSLTLSHTADYAVAVALYQPKSRGG; encoded by the coding sequence ATGGAAACCTCTTTAGGTGTGGATATTGTGGAAGTTCGACGAGTGGCGCGGTTGGTCAAAAATCCACGGTTTGTAGAGCGGGTTTTTTCCGATCGAGAAGTCGCCTATTGCCGGGACAAAAAGAACGCCGCCCAACATTTCGCGGTCCGTTTTGCCGCGAAGGAAGCGGTTTATAAAGCGTTGGGGCGTTCGGCTGTTGCCCACAAAGATATTTCAGTTAAAAACGATCTTTCCGGTAAACCCTGTGTTGAACTGGCTCTTCGGTTAAAGAAATTCGAATCGCGTCTGAGTTTAACCCTATCGCATACCGCGGATTACGCTGTGGCGGTGGCCCTCTATCAACCCAAATCCCGCGGTGGGTAA